The Planctomycetaceae bacterium DNA window GGGTTGCTTTATAACGGTGAGCGGACATTCACAATATTTAAATATATCCAAACTATCATCAAAGCCTATTATTGAAACATCATTTGGAATGGAGTATCCATGTTGTTTTAATATGCTTGCTGCGATAATAGCAAGTTGGTCATCATAAGCAAATATGGCTGAAAAAGGTAATTTCTGTTCCAATGCTTTTAAAAAAGTATCTCGCCGTTTATTTTGGCGAATAGTACTATCATCATAGATGGCAAGCCCGCTTGGTCGTTTAATACCAGCCTGTTCATAGGCCTTGAGCATTCCAATGTAGCGATCATTAGAGAAGTGCCAGGAATGAGCATTTTTTATCTGGGTACTGGCGTAGGTTGCGTATAAAATATTGATATGTCCAAGTTCGAGCAGATGTTTTCCGGCCATATAGCCGCCCTGTATATTATCGACTATTACAGAACTGACCTGGGGAAAACTTATTTCATCAAGAATGCTTACAATTTTTATATTTTGTTGTGCAAGTGCATGCATTCTCTCCAATGCTTCAGAATCGCCTTTTGATTTTATTATGATTCCTTTGACACCCATTGAAACCATAAAATCAAGCAATTTCAATTCTCTATCGGTATCCCATTGGCTTACACCAACAAGAATACCATGGCCTAATTTCTCTGCGGTATTTTGGATTGAATCCACGAGTTCGTCAATTTGCGGTACTTCGAATGTTGGTACAATCACTCCGA harbors:
- a CDS encoding LacI family transcriptional regulator gives rise to the protein MKKSPTIIDIAKTFNISSSTVSRALRNTKGVGSELRAKILQESHKIGYSPNRIAKAFRNKANHIIGVIVPTFEVPQIDELVDSIQNTAEKLGHGILVGVSQWDTDRELKLLDFMVSMGVKGIIIKSKGDSEALERMHALAQQNIKIVSILDEISFPQVSSVIVDNIQGGYMAGKHLLELGHINILYATYASTQIKNAHSWHFSNDRYIGMLKAYEQAGIKRPSGLAIYDDSTIRQNKRRDTFLKALEQKLPFSAIFAYDDQLAIIAASILKQHGYSIPNDVSIIGFDDSLDIFKYCECPLTVIKQPNSMVGEQSVNLVIDPAKKYEYQNSKTNLYTLPPTLIDRGSTCRPKTGQITSPRRSIQIEE